Genomic window (Bosea vaviloviae):
CATGGGGCGATCTCCGGGGCAAAATCACGAATTAAAGCGGCGAACCCGTGCCGCGGCTGCAAATTGCCGGGCTTGAAGCGTCGTCTGTGCAATGACGGCGGTTTCCAGTGCGGAGAGCGTCATGCGGCCGACGACGCCATCGGCGACAAGGCCGGCCGCTGCCTGGAATTCGCGTATTTTTATCGCGGTTTCCGCGCCGAAAATGCCGTCCGGCAGCGTCTTGCCCTTATGGGTGGA
Coding sequences:
- a CDS encoding peptidoglycan-binding domain-containing protein, with protein sequence MVGFGETGRYGMALTSSRFTSEPRLRKASENTPALKQGDTGEGVAILQTALIDLGFAMPNSTHKGKTLPDGIFGAETAIKIREFQAAAGLVADGVVGRMTLSALETAVIAQTTLQARQFAAAARVRRFNS